In the genome of Variibacter gotjawalensis, one region contains:
- the ispH gene encoding 4-hydroxy-3-methylbut-2-enyl diphosphate reductase, translating to MKVILAQPRGFCAGVVRAIEIVERAIEKFGPPVYVRHEIVHNKYVVESLKDRGARFVAEVSEIPDGAIAIFSAHGVAKVVEADAASRNLPVLDATCPLVTKVHNQGKRYVSQGRKLILIGHAGHPEVEGTLGQIDAPVALVQTEADVATLDIPVDTPVAYVTQTTLSVDDTRGIIEALQRRFKDLVGPETRDICYATQNRQSAVRDLAKVVDLILMVGAKNSSNSNRLREIGEEEGLPSFLVADGSEVKAEWLRGIETVGITAGASAPEVLVEDVIGALRRLGPVEVSTLPGREENVQFRLPAVLADVKTAHTISNGR from the coding sequence ATGAAAGTTATTTTGGCGCAACCCCGCGGTTTCTGTGCCGGAGTGGTACGAGCGATCGAGATCGTCGAACGGGCGATCGAGAAGTTCGGGCCGCCGGTCTATGTCCGCCACGAGATCGTGCATAACAAATACGTGGTCGAGAGCCTGAAAGATCGCGGCGCGCGTTTTGTCGCGGAAGTCTCCGAGATCCCGGATGGCGCGATCGCAATCTTCTCGGCGCACGGCGTCGCGAAGGTGGTCGAGGCCGACGCAGCCTCGCGTAATCTTCCGGTGCTTGATGCCACCTGCCCGCTCGTCACGAAGGTGCACAACCAAGGCAAGCGATATGTCAGCCAAGGCCGCAAGCTGATCCTCATCGGCCACGCAGGTCACCCCGAGGTCGAAGGCACACTCGGTCAGATCGATGCGCCGGTGGCTCTGGTGCAGACCGAAGCTGACGTTGCCACGCTGGATATCCCGGTCGACACGCCGGTCGCTTATGTGACGCAGACGACGCTCAGCGTCGACGACACGCGCGGTATCATCGAAGCCCTGCAACGACGTTTTAAGGACCTTGTGGGACCAGAAACACGGGATATCTGCTATGCGACGCAGAACCGTCAGTCGGCGGTCCGCGACTTAGCTAAGGTGGTTGATCTCATCCTCATGGTCGGCGCCAAGAACAGTTCTAATTCCAATCGCTTGCGCGAAATCGGGGAAGAAGAGGGCTTACCCAGCTTTCTTGTCGCCGATGGTAGCGAGGTGAAGGCCGAATGGTTGCGTGGAATCGAGACTGTCGGTATCACAGCCGGGGCTTCAGCACCGGAAGTGTTGGTTGAAGATGTTATCGGTGCGTTACGCCGATTAGGCCCGGTAGAAGTGTCGACCCTGCCGGGGCGTGAAGAGAATGTTCAGTTTCGTCTTCCGGCCGTGCTGGCCGATGTGAAGACAGCCCATACGATCAGCAACGGCCGTTGA
- a CDS encoding DUF2147 domain-containing protein produces the protein MRRIAGALAALCLTTGIAAAADPTGEWLVADKVAKIKIENCKGAYWGVISWEKEPGVDKENPDAAKRTRPTLGMPIILGMKPSDPNKWEGQIYNAENGKTYTASISLDNPDLLNVRGCVMGFLCGGEKWTRVKAETTGRAAPPPGSPAPKTTAAAAPAQKSVCSAVGT, from the coding sequence ATGCGACGTATTGCGGGTGCCCTTGCGGCCCTCTGCCTCACGACAGGAATTGCGGCCGCGGCCGACCCGACCGGTGAATGGCTGGTTGCCGACAAGGTGGCCAAGATCAAGATCGAGAACTGTAAAGGCGCCTATTGGGGCGTGATCTCGTGGGAAAAGGAACCCGGGGTCGACAAGGAAAATCCGGACGCTGCCAAGCGGACGCGGCCGACTCTCGGCATGCCGATCATCCTTGGTATGAAGCCTTCCGATCCCAATAAATGGGAAGGCCAAATCTACAACGCCGAGAACGGCAAGACCTACACGGCCAGCATCTCGTTGGACAATCCGGACCTGCTCAACGTCCGTGGTTGCGTGATGGGCTTCCTCTGCGGCGGCGAGAAGTGGACGCGCGTGAAGGCCGAGACCACAGGCCGCGCCGCACCGCCCCCGGGTTCCCCGGCTCCGAAGACAACTGCCGCGGCGGCACCGGCGCAGAAGAGCGTCTGCTCCGCGGTCGGCACCTGA
- the hpnE gene encoding hydroxysqualene dehydroxylase HpnE, with protein sequence MPSTVHIIGAGLAGLAAAIRLQENGYRTIVHEATGHVGGRCRSFYDAATDLVIDNGNHLLLSANHAVLEYARTLGTEDRLSGPAKPDFDFYDLKSNLHWKLRISPGRIPWWVFDPKSRVPGTTTVDYLKLVPLLMSSSDKPLADVIPTSGVLYERLIQPLMLAALNVDPKTGSSALAAQVVRETLAAGGQQCRPLIASTGLSDVLIEPAVARITEGHGEVRMRHELRRILHEGDRATALDFGENTILLEGDDAVVVAVPAYAAATLIPGLNVPTDMRPILNVHFAIKPPKGVSQLIGVVNATTEWIFAFPNRLSVTVSGAERLMAEPREQLAEAIWQEVAAVTGLTGTPMPRWQIVRERRATFASIPAENAKRPGTATRWKNVALAGDFTQTGLPATLEGATRSGNRAADLLMSR encoded by the coding sequence ATGCCCAGCACAGTCCACATCATTGGTGCCGGCCTTGCCGGTCTCGCCGCTGCCATTCGCCTGCAGGAGAATGGCTATCGCACGATCGTGCATGAGGCGACCGGCCATGTCGGCGGCCGCTGCCGCTCGTTCTACGATGCAGCGACAGACCTCGTGATCGACAACGGCAACCACCTTCTGCTGTCGGCGAACCACGCAGTGCTCGAATATGCGCGCACGCTCGGCACCGAAGACCGTCTCTCCGGTCCGGCGAAACCCGATTTCGATTTCTACGACCTCAAGAGCAATCTTCACTGGAAGCTGCGTATCAGCCCGGGCCGGATACCGTGGTGGGTCTTCGATCCGAAGAGCCGCGTGCCCGGCACGACGACAGTCGACTATCTCAAGCTCGTGCCGTTGCTGATGTCGAGCAGCGACAAGCCGCTCGCCGATGTTATTCCGACCAGTGGCGTCCTCTACGAGCGCCTGATCCAGCCGTTGATGTTGGCGGCGCTCAACGTCGATCCGAAGACCGGATCGTCGGCGCTGGCCGCGCAAGTCGTGCGCGAGACGCTTGCGGCCGGTGGTCAGCAGTGCCGACCGCTGATCGCGAGCACAGGTCTGAGTGACGTGCTCATCGAGCCCGCCGTCGCGCGTATCACCGAGGGGCACGGCGAAGTGCGTATGCGTCACGAACTGCGCCGCATCCTCCACGAGGGCGACCGCGCGACCGCGCTCGACTTCGGCGAGAACACGATCCTGCTCGAAGGGGACGACGCCGTCGTCGTCGCGGTCCCGGCTTACGCCGCCGCGACGCTGATCCCAGGCCTCAACGTGCCGACCGACATGCGACCAATCCTCAACGTGCATTTCGCGATCAAGCCTCCGAAGGGCGTTTCGCAATTGATCGGCGTCGTCAACGCGACCACCGAGTGGATTTTCGCGTTTCCTAACCGGCTTTCGGTCACGGTTAGCGGCGCCGAGCGCCTGATGGCCGAGCCGCGCGAGCAGCTAGCAGAGGCGATCTGGCAAGAGGTCGCGGCAGTCACGGGCCTTACCGGCACGCCGATGCCGCGGTGGCAGATCGTCCGCGAGCGCCGTGCGACTTTTGCCTCAATTCCAGCCGAAAACGCCAAGCGACCCGGCACGGCTACGCGCTGGAAAAACGTGGCCCTCGCGGGCGATTTCACCCAGACCGGCCTGCCGGCGACGCTCGAGGGCGCAACGCGCTCCGGCAATCGCGCGGCCGATCTTCTGATGAGCAGATAA
- the dxs gene encoding 1-deoxy-D-xylulose-5-phosphate synthase translates to MNLQTPLLDTIKTPADLRRIREADLKQVAQELRDETISAVSVTGGHLGAGLGVVELTVALHHVFNTPDDRIIWDVGHQAYPHKILTGRRDRIRTLRQGDGLSGFTKRAESEYDPFGAAHSSTSISAGLGMAVARDLGGGKNNVIAVIGDGSMSAGMAYEAMNNAGAMNSRLIVILNDNEMSIAPPVGAMSAYLARLISGRTYRSLREIGKQIAKRLPKFFEQKAALAEELARGFVTGGTLFEELGFYYVGPIDGHNLDHLLPVLKNVRDAKEGPILIHVVTQKGKGYGPAEAADDKYHGVVKFDVVTGKQAKAKPNAPSYQKVFGESLVLEAQKDDKIVGITAAMPSGTGIDIFNKAFPERTFDVGIAEQHAVTFAAGLATEGYKPFCAIYSTFLQRGYDQVVHDVAIQNLPVRFAMDRAGLVGADGPTHAGSFDIAYLGCLPNFVLMAAADEADLRHMVATQVAIDDAPSALRYPRGDGVGIDLPEFGVPLEIGKGRIVREGTKIALLSYGTRLQEALKAADQLGAHGLSTTVADARFAKPLDSDLILRLAREHEVLITIEEGSIGGFGSQVMQLLSDNGVFDRGLKFRSMILPDTFIDHDSPNIMYAKAGLDAQGIFVKVFEALGKDVAPEVVQLA, encoded by the coding sequence ATGAACTTGCAAACTCCGTTGCTCGATACGATCAAAACTCCGGCAGACTTGCGTCGCATCCGCGAAGCGGATTTGAAACAAGTTGCGCAGGAACTCCGTGACGAAACGATCAGCGCCGTGTCGGTCACGGGCGGTCACCTCGGCGCGGGCCTCGGCGTAGTCGAGCTCACCGTTGCGCTACATCATGTCTTCAATACGCCCGACGATCGCATCATTTGGGACGTCGGCCATCAGGCCTATCCGCACAAGATTTTGACCGGCCGCCGCGATCGCATTCGCACGCTGCGTCAAGGCGACGGCCTCTCGGGCTTCACCAAGCGCGCCGAGAGCGAATACGACCCCTTCGGCGCCGCGCATTCGTCGACATCGATCTCGGCCGGCCTCGGCATGGCCGTCGCACGCGATCTCGGCGGCGGGAAGAACAACGTTATCGCAGTCATCGGCGACGGTTCGATGTCGGCCGGCATGGCTTACGAGGCAATGAACAATGCCGGCGCGATGAACTCGCGCCTGATCGTCATCCTCAACGACAACGAGATGTCGATCGCTCCGCCGGTCGGCGCGATGTCGGCTTACCTTGCGCGTCTCATTTCGGGCCGCACTTATCGCTCGCTGCGCGAGATCGGCAAGCAGATCGCGAAGCGTCTGCCGAAATTCTTCGAGCAGAAGGCAGCGCTGGCCGAAGAACTCGCACGCGGTTTTGTTACCGGCGGTACGCTGTTCGAAGAGCTCGGCTTTTACTACGTAGGCCCGATCGACGGGCATAACTTAGACCATCTGCTGCCCGTTCTTAAGAACGTGCGCGATGCGAAGGAAGGCCCGATCCTCATCCACGTCGTGACGCAGAAGGGCAAGGGCTATGGCCCGGCCGAAGCTGCGGACGACAAGTATCATGGCGTCGTGAAATTCGATGTCGTCACCGGCAAGCAGGCCAAAGCCAAGCCGAATGCGCCCTCGTATCAGAAGGTGTTCGGCGAGAGCCTCGTGCTCGAAGCCCAGAAGGACGACAAGATCGTCGGCATCACGGCCGCAATGCCGTCCGGCACCGGCATCGACATCTTCAACAAGGCGTTCCCGGAACGCACCTTCGATGTTGGTATCGCCGAGCAGCATGCCGTGACATTCGCGGCCGGTCTTGCGACCGAAGGTTACAAGCCGTTCTGCGCGATCTACTCGACGTTCCTTCAGCGCGGCTACGACCAAGTCGTTCACGACGTTGCGATTCAGAATCTTCCGGTTCGTTTCGCGATGGACCGCGCCGGTCTCGTCGGCGCCGACGGCCCGACGCATGCGGGCTCGTTCGACATCGCCTATCTCGGCTGTCTGCCGAACTTCGTTCTGATGGCTGCGGCCGATGAGGCCGATCTGCGTCACATGGTTGCGACGCAAGTTGCGATCGACGATGCCCCGTCGGCGCTGCGATATCCGCGTGGTGACGGTGTCGGCATCGATCTGCCGGAATTCGGCGTGCCGCTCGAAATCGGCAAGGGCCGTATCGTGCGCGAAGGCACGAAGATCGCCCTGCTCTCCTACGGCACGCGTCTGCAGGAAGCATTGAAGGCTGCCGACCAGCTCGGCGCACATGGCCTCTCGACGACAGTCGCGGATGCACGCTTTGCCAAGCCGCTCGACAGCGATCTCATCCTGCGTTTGGCCCGCGAGCACGAAGTTTTGATCACGATCGAAGAAGGCTCGATCGGCGGCTTCGGCAGCCAGGTCATGCAACTTCTGTCCGACAACGGCGTTTTCGACCGCGGTCTCAAGTTCCGCTCGATGATCCTGCCGGATACCTTCATCGATCATGACTCGCCGAACATCATGTACGCGAAGGCGGGTCTCGATGCGCAAGGCATCTTCGTCAAGGTGTTCGAAGCCCTTGGCAAAGATGTTGCACCTGAAGTGGTGCAACTCGCCTGA
- the shc gene encoding squalene--hopene cyclase — protein sequence MDQSATLPREVLERHIGKATDALLADQKPDGHWVFELEADATIPAEYVLMRHYLGEPVAHELERKIAVYLRRIQGKHGGWPLFHDGAFDMSASVKAYLALKMIGEDINAPHMTRAREAILSRGGAVYSNVFTRILLSLYGVIPWKAVPVMPVEIMLLPKWFPFHLDKVSYWARTVIAPLLVLQALKPRARNKLGVKIDELFHQDPQTVGPPTRAAHQKASWFYGFRVIDACLRVVEPFFPKSIRKRAIDRAVSFVTERLNGEDGLGAIFPAMANSVMMYDVLGVPEDDPRRAIARHSIEKLLIIKDEEAYCQPCLSPVWDTALVTHALLESGGEKAVAQAVKGLDWLKPLQVLDVKGDWAEARPNVRPGGWAFQYRNDHYPDLDDTAVVVMAMDRSRGLGTEARFEEAIARGREWIEGLQSHDGGYAAFDADNTYYYLNNIPFADHGALLDPPTEDVTARCVSMLAQLGDTIEKNPNLKRAVEYLRKTQMPEGSWYGRWGLNYIYGTWSVMCALNAAGVDQKDDMMRRGVAWLLKIQNADGGWGEDGVSYKLDYRGYEPAPSTASQTAWAMLALMAAGEGNNPAVERGVAYLAATQNDEGLWDEERYTATGFPRVFYLRYHGYRKFFPLWAMARYRNLQNANSPTVAYGM from the coding sequence ATGGATCAAAGCGCGACACTCCCCCGCGAAGTCTTGGAGCGCCACATCGGCAAAGCGACCGATGCGCTTCTCGCGGACCAGAAGCCGGACGGCCATTGGGTCTTCGAGCTCGAAGCCGACGCGACGATTCCGGCCGAATACGTCCTCATGCGCCACTATCTTGGCGAGCCGGTAGCGCACGAACTCGAGCGAAAGATCGCGGTTTATCTCCGCCGCATTCAGGGCAAGCACGGCGGCTGGCCTCTGTTCCACGACGGCGCCTTCGACATGAGCGCTAGCGTGAAGGCTTATTTGGCGCTCAAGATGATCGGCGAGGATATCAATGCGCCGCACATGACGCGCGCGCGCGAAGCGATCTTGTCGCGCGGCGGCGCCGTCTACTCGAACGTCTTCACGCGCATTCTGCTGTCGCTCTACGGCGTCATTCCGTGGAAGGCCGTGCCCGTGATGCCGGTCGAGATCATGCTGCTGCCGAAGTGGTTCCCGTTCCACCTCGACAAAGTTTCGTATTGGGCGCGTACCGTGATCGCGCCGCTGCTCGTGTTGCAGGCTTTGAAGCCGCGCGCGCGCAACAAACTCGGTGTGAAGATTGACGAGCTGTTCCATCAGGATCCGCAGACAGTCGGCCCACCGACGCGCGCCGCGCATCAGAAGGCGTCGTGGTTCTACGGCTTCCGCGTCATCGACGCGTGCTTGCGTGTCGTCGAGCCGTTCTTTCCGAAGAGCATCCGCAAGCGCGCGATCGATCGCGCGGTGTCGTTCGTCACCGAGCGGCTCAACGGCGAGGACGGCCTCGGCGCGATTTTCCCCGCGATGGCGAATTCCGTCATGATGTACGACGTGCTCGGCGTGCCGGAAGACGATCCGCGCCGCGCCATCGCGCGTCACTCGATCGAGAAGCTTCTCATCATCAAGGATGAGGAGGCCTACTGCCAGCCGTGCCTTTCGCCGGTGTGGGACACTGCACTCGTGACACACGCGCTCTTAGAGTCGGGTGGTGAGAAGGCTGTCGCGCAAGCCGTCAAAGGCCTCGATTGGCTCAAGCCTTTGCAAGTTCTCGACGTGAAAGGCGATTGGGCCGAAGCGCGGCCGAACGTTCGTCCCGGCGGCTGGGCATTCCAGTATCGCAACGATCACTATCCGGATCTCGACGACACCGCGGTGGTCGTGATGGCGATGGATCGCTCGCGCGGCCTCGGCACCGAGGCGCGGTTCGAGGAAGCCATCGCGCGCGGCCGCGAATGGATCGAAGGCTTGCAGAGCCACGACGGCGGCTATGCGGCGTTCGATGCCGACAACACCTATTATTACCTCAACAACATCCCGTTCGCGGATCACGGCGCGTTGCTCGATCCGCCGACCGAGGACGTGACGGCGCGTTGCGTCTCGATGCTCGCGCAGCTCGGCGACACGATTGAGAAAAATCCGAACCTCAAGCGCGCGGTCGAATACTTGCGCAAGACGCAGATGCCGGAAGGCTCGTGGTATGGCCGCTGGGGCCTCAACTACATCTACGGCACGTGGTCCGTGATGTGCGCGCTCAACGCCGCCGGCGTCGATCAGAAAGACGACATGATGCGGCGCGGCGTCGCGTGGCTGCTCAAGATCCAGAACGCCGATGGCGGCTGGGGCGAGGATGGCGTGAGCTATAAGCTCGACTACCGCGGCTACGAACCGGCGCCGAGCACCGCATCGCAGACCGCGTGGGCGATGCTGGCGCTGATGGCGGCAGGCGAGGGCAACAATCCTGCGGTCGAGCGCGGCGTCGCCTATCTCGCAGCGACACAGAACGACGAAGGTTTGTGGGACGAGGAGCGCTACACCGCGACCGGTTTCCCGCGCGTCTTCTATCTGCGCTACCACGGCTACCGGAAATTCTTCCCGCTGTGGGCGATGGCGCGCTATCGCAACCTGCAGAACGCCAACAGCCCGACCGTCGCGTACGGCATGTGA
- the hpnH gene encoding adenosyl-hopene transferase HpnH, with product MPVPFLKEIKLGTYLIKQKLLGNKRYPLVLMLEPLFRCNLACAGCGKIDYPAPILNRRMTVEECLQAVDECGAPMVAIPGGEPLIHKEIGEIVAGIIERKVFVSLCTNALLLEKKLHLFKPSPYLFFSVHLDGLKDHHDKAVCQDGVFDKAVSAIKAARAAGFAVNVNATIFDGHSAEDIAGYLDFCKELGVGVSISPGYAYERAPDQQHFLARKKTKELFRKVFALGKGKKWNFVHSPLFLDFLAGNQEHHCTPWGMPTRNIFGWQKPCYLLGEGYTKTYKELMETTDWDSYGTGKYEKCANCMAHCGYEPTAADQMISHPLKALKFAFTGIRTDGPMAPEISLANQRPAEFVFAKHVEHEMESIEKKAKERPQTLTAAE from the coding sequence ATGCCCGTTCCGTTTCTAAAAGAGATCAAGCTCGGCACGTACCTCATCAAGCAGAAGCTGCTTGGCAACAAGCGCTATCCGCTCGTGCTGATGCTGGAGCCGTTGTTCCGCTGCAACCTCGCTTGCGCGGGCTGCGGCAAGATCGATTATCCGGCGCCGATTCTCAATCGCCGCATGACCGTCGAAGAGTGCCTGCAGGCTGTCGACGAGTGCGGTGCGCCGATGGTCGCCATTCCGGGCGGCGAGCCGCTGATCCACAAGGAGATCGGCGAAATCGTTGCGGGCATCATCGAGCGCAAAGTGTTCGTCTCGCTCTGCACGAACGCGCTGCTGCTCGAGAAGAAGCTGCACCTCTTCAAGCCGTCGCCGTATCTGTTCTTTTCGGTCCATCTCGATGGCCTGAAGGATCACCACGACAAGGCCGTCTGCCAGGACGGCGTGTTCGATAAGGCCGTTTCGGCGATCAAGGCCGCGCGCGCCGCGGGCTTCGCCGTCAACGTCAACGCGACAATCTTCGACGGCCACTCGGCCGAGGACATCGCGGGGTATCTCGACTTCTGTAAGGAGCTCGGCGTCGGCGTTTCGATCTCGCCCGGCTACGCCTACGAGCGCGCACCGGACCAGCAGCACTTCCTCGCCCGCAAGAAGACGAAGGAATTGTTCCGCAAGGTGTTCGCACTCGGCAAGGGCAAGAAGTGGAACTTCGTCCACTCGCCGCTCTTCCTCGACTTCCTCGCCGGCAACCAAGAGCATCACTGCACGCCGTGGGGCATGCCGACGCGCAACATCTTCGGTTGGCAGAAGCCGTGCTACCTGCTCGGCGAAGGCTACACGAAGACGTACAAGGAGCTGATGGAAACCACCGACTGGGATTCCTACGGCACCGGCAAGTACGAGAAGTGTGCGAACTGCATGGCGCATTGCGGCTACGAGCCGACTGCAGCCGATCAGATGATTTCGCACCCGCTCAAAGCGCTGAAGTTTGCCTTCACGGGCATCCGCACGGACGGCCCGATGGCGCCGGAAATTTCACTCGCCAATCAGCGCCCGGCCGAGTTCGTGTTCGCCAAGCACGTCGAACACGAGATGGAATCAATCGAGAAGAAGGCCAAGGAGCGGCCCCAGACTCTCACGGCTGCGGAGTAA
- a CDS encoding MMPL family transporter, which translates to MLKRTIVGIVQYCTRAPWIVVAGSIIIAILSGYYTANNFSIDTDIGKLISPTVDWRKREIAFEQAYPGKDNSILVVIEASTPEQAAQAQARLATELEKNKDLFPGVVRSGAGQFFEQNGLLFLPQEEVEKTTGGLAQADQLVGVLAADPSLRGLTDALRFALAGVQRGATTLDQLAPTMNAAAETVEKDLAGQPASFSWHGLLRGKLEPGDLRRFIQVQAKLDFSALEPGKDASDAIRKAARDLNLAETLNARVRLTGAVPIADEEFATVQEGFLFHTVGMVFFVLLILWLALHSGKLIFAVLINMFLGLAITAALGLLMVGSLNLISIAFAVLFVGLGVDFGIQFAVRYRAARFASDDLREALAETARSIGSPLTLAAAAVAAGFLSFLPTAYSGVSELGQIAGVGMLIAFLTSVTFLPALLTLLNPAGEPAEVGYKALAPVDHFLERHRIGVLAGTALCAIGGLPLLFYLTFDFNPINLRSPKVESIATFLDLRKDPNIGANAINVLLPSQAEAEKVAEGLGKLPEVERAMTVANFVPEDQEPKLKAIRALAEKLEPALNPDNPEPPPTDAENVESLNDTATALEKAAEAGKGIGADAAKRLAAALKKVAASPEPMRASVTASFIPPLQTVLGELRNYLKAEPVTLESLPQELKSDWITKDGRARAEAIPKGDPNDNDVLRAFARSVVKAYPNAIGGPISILESGNTIVNAFIQAGIWALLSIAILLWIVLRRISDVLLTLVPLLVAGVLTLEICVLIGMPLNFANIIALPLLLGVGVAFKIYYIMAWRAGQGNLLQSSLTRAVIWSALASMVAFGSLWLSSHPGTSSMGKLLALSLATTLCAAVLFQPALMGKPREVEKDGTSI; encoded by the coding sequence ATGCTGAAGAGGACCATCGTCGGGATTGTACAATACTGTACCCGCGCGCCATGGATAGTGGTCGCGGGATCAATCATTATTGCAATTCTTTCAGGCTATTACACGGCGAATAACTTTTCTATCGATACCGACATCGGGAAGCTGATTTCGCCTACGGTGGATTGGAGAAAGCGCGAAATCGCCTTCGAACAGGCCTATCCGGGCAAAGACAACTCAATTCTCGTGGTAATCGAGGCTTCTACGCCCGAACAGGCGGCGCAGGCGCAGGCGCGGCTCGCGACCGAGCTGGAGAAGAATAAGGACCTCTTTCCTGGCGTCGTGCGGTCGGGAGCTGGTCAGTTCTTCGAGCAGAATGGGCTTTTGTTCCTTCCGCAAGAAGAAGTGGAAAAGACGACCGGGGGCCTCGCTCAAGCCGACCAACTCGTCGGCGTTCTGGCCGCGGACCCCAGTTTGCGAGGCCTGACCGACGCGCTTCGATTCGCTCTCGCCGGCGTCCAGCGCGGCGCCACCACCCTCGATCAACTCGCCCCCACCATGAATGCGGCCGCCGAAACGGTCGAAAAAGACCTAGCGGGTCAGCCGGCCAGTTTCTCTTGGCATGGCCTCCTGCGCGGAAAGTTGGAGCCGGGCGATCTCCGCCGGTTCATCCAGGTTCAGGCAAAGCTCGACTTCTCCGCTCTGGAGCCGGGTAAGGACGCCTCCGACGCAATCCGTAAGGCTGCGCGCGACCTCAACCTCGCCGAGACGCTGAACGCGCGCGTCCGCCTCACCGGTGCAGTGCCCATCGCCGACGAAGAATTCGCCACCGTGCAGGAAGGCTTCCTCTTCCATACGGTCGGCATGGTGTTCTTCGTCCTGTTGATCCTCTGGCTGGCCCTCCACTCGGGCAAGCTTATCTTCGCCGTCCTCATCAACATGTTCCTCGGCCTCGCCATCACGGCGGCGCTTGGGCTCCTGATGGTCGGATCGCTGAACTTGATCTCGATCGCTTTCGCGGTGCTGTTCGTCGGCCTCGGCGTCGACTTCGGCATTCAGTTCGCGGTCCGCTATCGCGCGGCGCGCTTTGCCAGCGACGACTTGCGGGAAGCGCTGGCAGAGACGGCACGCTCGATCGGTTCGCCATTGACCCTCGCGGCTGCAGCTGTTGCCGCAGGCTTCTTGTCGTTCCTGCCGACCGCCTATAGCGGCGTTTCCGAACTCGGTCAGATCGCCGGCGTAGGCATGCTGATCGCGTTCTTGACGAGCGTGACGTTCCTGCCGGCGCTGCTGACGCTGCTCAATCCGGCCGGCGAACCGGCCGAGGTCGGCTATAAGGCGCTGGCTCCAGTCGATCATTTCCTCGAGCGGCACCGCATCGGGGTGCTCGCCGGCACCGCGCTCTGCGCCATCGGTGGTCTGCCGCTGTTGTTCTACCTGACTTTCGACTTCAACCCGATCAACCTGCGCAGTCCGAAGGTGGAGTCGATCGCGACCTTCCTCGATCTGCGCAAGGACCCGAATATCGGCGCCAACGCGATCAACGTCTTGCTGCCGTCGCAGGCGGAAGCCGAGAAAGTTGCCGAGGGCCTCGGCAAGCTTCCCGAGGTCGAGCGCGCGATGACGGTCGCGAACTTCGTGCCGGAGGATCAAGAGCCGAAGCTCAAGGCGATCCGCGCGCTCGCCGAGAAGCTCGAGCCGGCGCTCAACCCGGACAATCCGGAGCCCCCGCCGACCGACGCCGAGAACGTCGAGTCCCTCAACGACACCGCCACGGCGCTCGAGAAAGCCGCCGAAGCCGGCAAGGGGATTGGCGCGGATGCGGCCAAACGATTGGCCGCCGCGCTGAAAAAAGTGGCCGCCAGTCCCGAGCCAATGCGTGCGTCAGTGACCGCGTCATTCATCCCCCCTCTGCAAACTGTCCTCGGCGAATTACGCAATTATCTCAAAGCCGAACCGGTAACTCTTGAATCACTTCCTCAGGAGTTGAAATCCGACTGGATCACCAAAGATGGTCGCGCCCGCGCCGAGGCGATCCCCAAAGGCGACCCGAACGACAACGACGTTTTGCGGGCTTTCGCGCGCTCGGTCGTGAAGGCTTATCCGAACGCGATCGGTGGCCCGATCTCGATTCTCGAGTCCGGCAATACGATCGTGAACGCGTTCATCCAGGCCGGGATCTGGGCGCTGCTCTCGATTGCGATTCTGCTCTGGATCGTGCTGCGCCGGATCAGCGACGTGCTGCTGACGTTGGTCCCGCTGCTCGTCGCGGGCGTGCTGACGCTCGAAATCTGCGTGTTGATAGGGATGCCGCTCAACTTCGCGAACATCATCGCGTTGCCGCTGCTGCTCGGTGTCGGCGTCGCGTTCAAGATCTACTACATCATGGCGTGGCGCGCCGGGCAGGGGAACCTGCTGCAGTCGAGCCTGACCCGCGCCGTGATTTGGAGTGCGCTCGCCAGCATGGTGGCCTTCGGCAGCCTCTGGCTGTCCAGCCATCCGGGCACGTCGAGCATGGGCAAGTTGCTCGCGCTCTCGCTTGCCACGACGCTCTGCGCCGCAGTGCTGTTCCAGCCGGCCCTGATGGGCAAGCCGCGCGAGGTCGAAAAAGACGGCACGAGCATCTAG